A DNA window from Octopus bimaculoides isolate UCB-OBI-ISO-001 chromosome 12, ASM119413v2, whole genome shotgun sequence contains the following coding sequences:
- the LOC106884489 gene encoding triosephosphate isomerase: MGRKFFVGGNWKLNGNKKSIDGIIEFMNAGPLNADTEVVVGPPSCYLEYVRSKLKGNIGVAAQNCYKVPSGAFTGDISPAMIKDIGLRYVILGHSERRNVFGETDELIGEKIEHAVSEGLIVIACIGEKLEEREAGKTEEVVFKQTKTIIKHTKDWSKVVIAYEPVWAIGTGKTATPDQAQSVHASLRKFISENASKEIADNVRILYGGSVSAANCKELAQKPDIDGFLVGGASLKPDFVKIVNAQA, from the exons ATGGGTCGAAAATTCTTCGTTGGAGGCAACTGGAAGTTAAATGGCAACAAAAAAAGTATTGATGGCATCATAGAATTTATGAATGCTGGGCCCCTCAACGCCGACACTG AAGTTGTTGTTGGTCCACCTAGTTGCTATCTGGAATATGTCCGTAGCAAACTGAAGGGTAACATTGGAGTCGCTGCTCAGAACTGCTACAAAGTGCCTTCTGGTGCATTTACTGGAGACATAAG TCCTGCTATGATCAAGGATATTGGTCTCCGTTATGTTATCTTGGGTCACTCTGAGAGAAGGAATGTATTTGGAGAAACTGATGAG TTGATTGGAGAGAAAATAGAGCACGCTGTCAGTGAAGGATTGATTGTGATCGCTTGTATTGGAGAAAAACTTGAAGAAAGAGAAGCTGGTAAAACTGAAGAAGTTgtctttaaacaaacaaaaactatcaTCA AACACACCAAAGACTGGTCGAAAGTTGTGATTGCTTATGAACCTGTCTGGGCCATCGGAACTGGCAAAACTGCTACTCCAGATCAAGCTCAAAGTGTACATGCAAGTCTGcgtaaatttatttctgaaaatgCTTCAAAAGAAATTGCTGACAATGTCCGCATTTTATATGGAG GTTCCGTCAGTGCTGCAAATTGTAAAGAACTTGCACAAAAACCAGACATTGATGGATTCTTGGTCGGTGGAGCATCACTGAAACCTGACTTTGTTAAGATTGTCAATGCTCAAGCTTAA
- the LOC106884469 gene encoding uncharacterized protein LOC106884469, with the protein MLVLSYWSISFLVLPHFLYTQARKWDVQVCFTEVHSNPVHVTLNKDKYKNIPCANMEDCCKTEINLDNETRPQVIKVGPSFEFKAIVQNQDLQEVYGVLCQTPCSGSELTLANWTHWTIEVKREKAYGNYELFLELAPYVKIRVPFRENSKTSKKSFFLPMETYTPLKIKLLTKGKFNLDTDIKLKNMKTSETYSCIYLHTPFSHLSYHECLLVNASMWKVELTSQPRQISKIMLIKVTLGVYGSGRYSSHHVILRKLAYIPTLAGFTNIGNIRTNKADIYFNDTNNAFDILKLALTSILTGEEYGCTNLYKTVSAKYSCKLLQSKNWYLRISSPEEHEQTFAVEIIQDTLSSFSKGLIWRNHCEHKSNCVDNFHLKTYEDDKVTGLKLHFMDKPFKINEISLKHGESVYKFKATKESGTENHMVIEFSLITEVIGLLVVIILVLIATIVMCCIR; encoded by the exons ATGCTGGTTCTTTCCTATTGGAGTATTTCATTCCTTGTTTTACCTCATTTCCTTT ATACCCAGGCCAGAAAATGGGATGTACAAGTTTGTTTCACTGAGGTACATAGTAATCCAGTTCACGTTACTTTGAACAaggataaatataaaaacataccaTGTGCAAATATGGAGGACTGCTGCAAAACTGAAATTAACTTGGATAACGAAACAAGACCACAAGTTATTAAAGTTGGTCCGTCTTTTGAGTTCaag GCAATTGTCCAAAATCAGGATCTTCAGGAAGTGTATGGTGTTCTGTGCCAAACACCATGCAGCGGATCTGAATTGACATTAGCAAATT GGACACACTGGACCATTGAAGTTAAACGTGAGAAGGCATATGGCAATTATGAGCTTTTTTTAGAGTTAGCACCTTATGTTAAAATAAGAGTACCATTTAGAGAAAATTCTAAAACATCAAAAAAATCATTCTTTCTACCTATGGAAACATATACAccattaaaaataaagttattgaCAAAAGGAAAATTTAATCTGGACACAGAT atcaaacTGAAGAATATGAAAACTTCCGAAACGTATTCCTGTATTTATCTTCATACTCCATTTTCTCACCTTTCTTACCATGAATGTTTATTGGTAAATG ctTCGATGTGGAAAGTAGAATTAACCTCACAACCCAGACAAATAAGTAAGATAATGTTAATAAAGGTAACTCTTGGAGTGTATGGCAGTGGAAGATATTCTTCACATCATGTAATATTAAGAAAGCTAGCGTACATTCCCACATTAGCTGGTTTTACCAATATTGGAAATATAAGAACAAATAAGGCTGATATATACTTCAATGACACCAACAACGCTTTTGACATTCTCAAA CTTGCCCTGACAAGTATACTTACTGGAGAAGAATATGGTTGTACTAACCTATACAAGACAGTCTCAGCTAAATATTCATGCAAACTACTGCAAA gTAAAAATTGGTATCTGAGAATTAGTTCTCCTGAAGAACATGAGCAAACTTTCGCTGTAGAAATAATTCAAGACACACTATCTTCTTTCTCTAAAGGTTTAATTTGGCGAAATCACTGTGAACATAAATCTAACTGTGTTGATAATTTCCATTTGAAGACGTATGAAGATGAtaaagtaacaggcttaaaactGCATTTTATGGATAAACCTTTCAAAAtcaatgaa ATAAGTTTGAAGCATGGTGAGTCAGTGTATAAATTCAAAGCAACAAAAGAAAGCGGAACTGAGAATCACATGGTGATAGAATTTAGTCTAATAACAGAAG ttaTTGGCCTACTTGTTGTCATCATATTAGTCTTGATCGCCACCATCGTCATGTGCTGTATCAGGTAa